In Thiospirochaeta perfilievii, a single window of DNA contains:
- a CDS encoding glucosaminidase domain-containing protein: protein MIRKLVILHTLLLLVSTIYGVNDKIYSQGSSSVDTLAQFLSQGNGALGEELVYEFATIYIEESKIEGINWDIAFVQMCLETGFLRYGGLVESGQNNFCGLGSFDNKQGASFPTIREGVRAHIQHLKAYSSTEDLNRELLDPRFHFVERGSALDVHDLTGRWATDPKYGIKLVSLLQRVSLIERTQLVLNAEVPMGYQEVSEPKVMVVSDIIEVKPVIKDVVETVFEGIIDENIVEDGIEEKGGWLK, encoded by the coding sequence ATGATCAGAAAATTAGTGATACTCCATACATTGTTACTACTTGTTAGTACAATTTATGGAGTAAATGATAAAATTTATTCCCAGGGTAGTAGCTCTGTAGATACCCTAGCTCAATTTTTATCCCAAGGTAATGGGGCGTTAGGTGAGGAACTTGTATATGAATTTGCTACTATCTATATTGAAGAGTCTAAAATAGAGGGAATAAATTGGGATATAGCATTTGTTCAGATGTGTCTTGAAACTGGTTTTTTAAGATATGGTGGTTTAGTTGAGTCTGGACAAAATAACTTTTGTGGACTAGGCTCCTTTGATAACAAACAGGGAGCTAGTTTTCCCACTATTCGAGAGGGTGTTCGAGCCCATATTCAACATCTTAAGGCCTACTCATCCACAGAAGATTTAAATAGAGAGTTATTAGATCCTAGGTTCCACTTTGTAGAGCGTGGCTCTGCTTTAGATGTACATGACTTAACAGGAAGATGGGCAACAGATCCTAAATATGGAATAAAGTTAGTATCTCTACTACAAAGAGTATCTCTTATAGAGAGGACGCAGTTAGTATTAAATGCTGAGGTTCCAATGGGATATCAAGAAGTATCAGAGCCTAAAGTTATGGTTGTTTCTGATATAATTGAAGTTAAGCCTGTAATTAAAGATGTAGTTGAAACTGTATTTGAAGGTATTATTGATGAAAATATTGTGGAAGATGGGATAGAAGAGAAGGGAGGCTGGTTAAAATAA
- the aroC gene encoding chorismate synthase codes for MPGSNYGSIFKITTFGESHGEALGVVIDGVPAGFELSLDLIQAEMDRRKPGQSDATTPRKEGDKIKCLSGYFQGKTTGTPLTLVLFNENTKSKDYGDIVDKFRPGHGDWTYFSKYNGHRDWRGGGRSSGRETAARTAAGAVAKQLLSSMNIDIHAYTKAAGGIKCETYDRDEIEKNPMRAPDPIAADKMMVKLKELIKDHNSMGGVVECRINNLPAGLGEPVFNKLDAELAKAIMSLGTVKGFEIGSGFACAELTGKEQNDERDKNGFLTNNAGGIIAGISTGQEVVFRAAIKPTPSISQKQKTIDKELNETDIVTIGRHDPCICPRIVPVIEAMAAIVIMDLILLQKEMSL; via the coding sequence TTGCCAGGAAGTAATTATGGAAGTATTTTTAAAATAACAACGTTTGGAGAGTCCCATGGTGAGGCTCTTGGAGTAGTAATCGATGGAGTTCCTGCTGGGTTTGAACTCTCCTTAGACTTAATTCAGGCTGAGATGGATAGAAGGAAGCCTGGACAATCCGATGCAACAACCCCTAGAAAAGAGGGAGACAAAATAAAGTGTCTTTCCGGTTACTTTCAAGGTAAAACAACAGGTACTCCCTTAACCCTAGTACTATTTAATGAGAATACTAAGAGTAAGGATTATGGGGATATTGTTGATAAATTTAGACCTGGACATGGGGATTGGACATACTTCTCAAAATATAATGGGCATAGAGACTGGAGAGGTGGTGGTCGGTCATCAGGTAGGGAGACAGCTGCAAGAACAGCTGCGGGTGCAGTTGCAAAACAACTCTTAAGTAGTATGAATATTGATATTCATGCATATACAAAAGCAGCAGGCGGTATTAAGTGCGAAACCTATGATAGGGATGAGATAGAGAAAAATCCTATGAGAGCCCCTGACCCAATAGCTGCAGATAAAATGATGGTAAAACTAAAAGAGCTTATTAAGGACCATAACAGTATGGGAGGAGTTGTTGAGTGCCGAATTAACAATCTTCCAGCTGGATTAGGAGAACCTGTATTTAATAAGTTAGACGCAGAATTAGCTAAGGCAATTATGTCCCTAGGAACTGTTAAAGGGTTTGAGATTGGTTCAGGTTTTGCATGTGCGGAACTAACAGGAAAGGAACAAAATGATGAAAGGGATAAAAACGGCTTTTTAACCAATAATGCAGGTGGAATTATAGCAGGAATATCAACGGGACAGGAAGTTGTATTTAGGGCGGCAATAAAACCTACACCATCAATAAGTCAAAAACAAAAGACAATAGATAAGGAACTTAATGAGACTGATATAGTAACCATTGGCCGACATGATCCATGTATTTGCCCTAGGATTGTACCAGTAATTGAGGCAATGGCTGCAATAGTTATAATGGACTTAATACTTCTTCAAAAAGAAATGAGTTTGTAA
- a CDS encoding shikimate kinase: MDSRFYIIGIKHCGKSSVGNLLAKELNINFYDLDDIIENSVNMDVRSFYKTYGKEAFQKAETRAIKYLEGVKHGFICATGGGICDNIESFEILKKLKNSIYINTPFDTVYSRIIKNGVPAFLKSNDPKNEFLELYKSRNYKYKSMALLEVSGDNLTPQEITSKIVEQLRS; the protein is encoded by the coding sequence ATGGATAGTAGATTTTACATTATTGGAATTAAACATTGTGGAAAAAGTAGTGTTGGGAATCTACTTGCGAAAGAGTTAAATATTAACTTTTACGACCTTGATGATATAATAGAAAACTCTGTAAATATGGATGTAAGAAGTTTTTATAAAACCTATGGAAAAGAAGCTTTTCAAAAAGCTGAAACCAGGGCTATAAAATACCTAGAAGGAGTAAAACACGGTTTTATCTGTGCTACAGGTGGTGGTATATGTGATAATATTGAATCCTTCGAAATATTAAAAAAATTGAAAAACTCCATATATATAAATACACCCTTTGATACAGTTTATTCCCGAATAATAAAAAATGGAGTTCCAGCTTTTTTGAAATCCAACGACCCTAAAAATGAGTTTTTAGAACTATATAAAAGTAGAAATTATAAATATAAAAGTATGGCTTTATTGGAAGTTAGTGGTGATAATTTAACACCACAAGAGATAACATCTAAAATAGTGGAACAACTAAGGAGTTAA
- the amrB gene encoding AmmeMemoRadiSam system protein B codes for MKYTKTREPIVEGLFYPENSSDLKNKIDELLKKNSQETLDSNCIVVPHGGYDYSGDYIATGFNSLKKKEYSRVIIISNVHREFSNSITIPEAEYFKIGSNSIKVDLDAIKIIQRVGKKIVKSNTPHMEEHGIEVVLPFINHLYPKAKIVPILLGKTVVSLVRNLANIIKEIEDENTLIIISSNFSDFENEKESLKYGELALSLIQDGKMGDLVELTRTNKLKTCGSGAIASLILNGNYNKIRILKEGLTPKTPLSGDKATFYATLSFSMS; via the coding sequence ATGAAATATACTAAAACTAGAGAGCCTATTGTAGAGGGTCTTTTTTATCCAGAAAATAGTAGTGATTTAAAGAATAAAATAGATGAATTACTTAAAAAAAACAGCCAAGAAACATTGGACTCTAACTGTATTGTTGTTCCCCATGGTGGTTACGACTATAGTGGAGATTATATAGCAACCGGTTTTAACTCTTTAAAGAAAAAAGAGTATAGCAGGGTTATTATTATTTCCAATGTACATAGAGAGTTCTCTAATAGCATTACAATACCTGAAGCAGAGTACTTCAAAATAGGCTCTAACAGCATAAAGGTAGACCTAGATGCGATAAAGATTATTCAAAGAGTTGGTAAAAAAATAGTTAAATCTAATACCCCTCATATGGAAGAACATGGAATCGAAGTGGTATTACCATTTATTAACCACCTATATCCAAAGGCTAAAATTGTTCCTATTCTTTTAGGAAAAACAGTAGTATCTTTAGTTCGTAACCTAGCTAATATAATTAAAGAGATAGAGGACGAGAATACCCTAATAATTATAAGCTCTAATTTTAGTGATTTTGAAAATGAGAAAGAGAGTTTAAAATATGGAGAGCTAGCATTAAGTCTTATACAGGATGGTAAGATGGGGGATTTAGTGGAACTTACTAGAACCAATAAATTGAAAACATGTGGCTCAGGAGCTATAGCATCCCTAATACTTAACGGTAATTATAATAAAATAAGGATATTAAAAGAGGGGCTTACACCTAAAACACCTCTATCAGGTGATAAGGCTACATTCTATGCTACCCTATCTTTTTCGATGTCCTAG
- a CDS encoding EAL domain-containing protein yields the protein MINFNIYLLEDVESLLLEDLKRIGYSPITGELNHQNLLKNGIQLIIMGTDAHNKQTALSFKNELNIDILLIETNPYKRLNSLDITAIDPIGLIATPSCFDEVRISIKNIHCLIEYKNLQNEQSLWFRGILHTTKDGVIAIDHHGSIKFMNPIAQHIVGVEATTAIGMFSQRVIQLKSETKGILDIEDKGEENRNFEGEIYNRVTKRNIHISGSITSIRNIQGEFRGKVLTLKDVGEIKDLFSRISYQSSHDPLTGILNRKSFINYADELITLAKYEGSHHGLLVISLDKFRVINDTCGHIAGDELLRKIAYIIKEIDTNNRYIKGRIGGDEFGILLKESSISDIKHFTSSVKRRISKQDFIWGEKEFPIMCSYGIVSINNSIKDHYSLFAAVDDACAISKKKGGGKVEIYDNIGDEYNKRRGQMLWIHRLKDAITKDQFILYYQDIQSVKASNTKKIELLVRLKDDNGEILSPNDFIPSAEEYGLMPEIDKIVIEKAAIFCKELLDSKKYTYNYILCVNISGTSLLDRSLPVYIQNIFQKYKVPPTLFCFEITETATIQNMEIAQNFIRSLRRIGCTFSLDDFGSGFSNFTYLKDMEVENLKIDGSFIKDIENEPIHRAMVESINNIGHIMKMKTVAEFVTNENTREILLDIGVDYIQGYAISKPTPIQNLLL from the coding sequence ATGATAAACTTTAATATATATCTCTTAGAAGATGTTGAATCTCTGTTATTAGAAGATCTTAAGAGAATTGGATACAGCCCTATTACAGGTGAATTAAATCACCAAAATTTACTAAAAAATGGAATACAATTAATAATTATGGGAACTGATGCCCATAATAAGCAGACAGCTTTAAGTTTTAAAAATGAGCTTAATATTGATATTCTATTAATTGAGACTAATCCATATAAAAGATTAAATAGTTTAGATATAACAGCAATTGATCCTATAGGTTTAATTGCCACCCCATCGTGTTTTGATGAAGTTAGAATATCTATAAAGAATATCCACTGTTTAATAGAGTATAAAAACTTACAAAATGAACAAAGTTTATGGTTTAGAGGGATTTTACATACTACTAAAGACGGAGTTATTGCCATTGACCACCATGGATCAATAAAGTTTATGAATCCAATAGCACAACACATTGTAGGTGTTGAAGCAACAACAGCCATTGGAATGTTTTCCCAGCGGGTTATTCAATTAAAATCAGAGACAAAGGGTATTTTAGATATTGAGGATAAGGGTGAAGAGAATAGGAATTTTGAGGGTGAAATATACAATAGAGTTACTAAAAGAAATATACATATTTCTGGAAGTATAACCTCAATCAGAAATATACAGGGTGAATTTCGTGGAAAAGTCTTAACCTTAAAAGATGTAGGCGAGATTAAAGATCTATTTTCAAGAATCAGTTATCAATCCTCCCATGATCCATTAACAGGAATATTAAATAGAAAAAGTTTTATAAATTATGCAGATGAATTAATTACTTTGGCTAAATATGAGGGGAGCCACCACGGATTACTGGTTATTAGTCTGGATAAATTTAGGGTAATTAACGATACCTGTGGTCACATAGCTGGTGATGAACTCCTAAGAAAAATTGCCTATATAATTAAGGAAATTGATACAAATAATAGATATATAAAGGGACGAATAGGTGGAGATGAATTTGGAATTCTACTTAAGGAGAGTTCCATTTCAGATATAAAACACTTTACATCCTCTGTTAAGCGTAGAATCTCAAAACAGGATTTTATATGGGGAGAGAAAGAGTTCCCAATTATGTGTAGTTATGGAATTGTAAGTATAAATAATAGTATAAAAGACCACTACTCCCTTTTTGCAGCTGTAGATGACGCATGTGCAATCTCCAAAAAAAAAGGTGGTGGTAAAGTTGAGATATATGACAATATAGGTGATGAGTATAATAAAAGACGTGGGCAGATGTTATGGATTCATCGTTTAAAAGATGCAATTACAAAGGATCAGTTTATTTTATACTACCAGGATATCCAGTCGGTTAAGGCAAGTAATACAAAAAAAATTGAGCTGTTAGTTAGATTAAAGGATGATAATGGAGAAATCTTATCACCTAATGATTTTATCCCCTCGGCAGAAGAGTATGGTTTAATGCCAGAGATTGATAAGATAGTAATAGAGAAAGCTGCTATTTTTTGTAAGGAGCTTCTTGATAGTAAAAAGTATACCTACAACTATATTTTATGTGTTAACATCTCTGGAACATCACTTCTAGATAGAAGCCTCCCTGTATATATACAGAATATATTTCAGAAGTATAAGGTTCCTCCTACACTGTTCTGTTTTGAAATAACAGAGACTGCAACAATACAAAATATGGAGATAGCCCAAAATTTTATTAGAAGCTTAAGAAGAATTGGTTGTACATTTAGTCTTGATGATTTTGGAAGTGGTTTTTCAAACTTTACGTACTTAAAAGATATGGAAGTTGAAAATCTAAAAATTGATGGATCCTTTATAAAGGATATAGAGAATGAACCAATTCATAGAGCCATGGTTGAATCTATTAATAATATTGGTCATATAATGAAGATGAAAACTGTTGCAGAGTTTGTAACAAATGAAAATACAAGAGAGATTTTACTAGATATAGGAGTCGATTATATACAGGGATATGCGATATCCAAACCAACTCCTATTCAAAATTTACTTTTATAA
- the murD gene encoding UDP-N-acetylmuramoyl-L-alanine--D-glutamate ligase, whose product MVEFYRGKKVTIMGLGLHGGGLASAKYFLEKGALLTITDLRSKAVLEPTLLQLRDYNIKYTLGEHIDDDFINADIVIKNPGVPTTSKFLKLAKRVESDISIFLKSVECPIIAITGSKGKSSTVSAIYHVLKKIDPRTQLGGNITVSPLTFINEVDSTTPVVLELSSWQLADLRGKGCLKPQICAITNIMNDHQNAYNSLDDYADDKAVIFENATQDIILNYNDSYRDFFKNKLSKEPLYFSNRLLPKRINCAFLDDMKQGWLQIEGKQEIILDREQTLKGEHQRENLLLAALILKRYGLETKVIKESLSEFRGIPHRMELFLEKDSLKFYNDSAATIPEAVVAAINSFKEPIRLISGGTDKELNFESIKEAFKKPKTIHLLEGSGTDKMIKVLERENIPYFGPYPSLELLIDDIKNRLEPGDNILFSPGATSFGMFNNEFHRGDQFKKIISSI is encoded by the coding sequence ATGGTAGAGTTTTATAGAGGTAAAAAGGTCACAATAATGGGTCTTGGTCTACATGGAGGTGGATTAGCATCAGCTAAATACTTTCTAGAAAAAGGGGCATTATTAACAATAACAGATCTAAGATCTAAGGCGGTTTTAGAACCTACCCTCCTCCAGCTTAGGGATTACAATATAAAATACACCCTTGGAGAACATATTGATGATGATTTTATAAATGCAGATATTGTTATTAAAAATCCAGGGGTACCTACAACTTCTAAATTCCTTAAACTAGCAAAAAGAGTAGAGAGTGATATATCAATTTTTCTTAAAAGTGTAGAGTGCCCAATAATAGCTATAACTGGGAGTAAGGGCAAATCTAGCACTGTATCCGCTATTTATCATGTTTTAAAAAAGATTGATCCCAGGACGCAACTAGGTGGAAATATAACAGTATCTCCCCTTACTTTTATAAATGAAGTAGACTCAACAACCCCTGTAGTTTTAGAGTTATCCTCCTGGCAGTTAGCTGACCTTAGGGGAAAGGGGTGTCTTAAACCTCAGATTTGCGCAATTACAAATATTATGAACGACCACCAAAATGCATATAATAGTCTAGATGATTACGCCGACGATAAGGCTGTAATATTTGAAAATGCAACCCAGGATATTATATTAAACTATAACGATTCATACAGGGATTTTTTTAAAAACAAATTAAGTAAGGAACCACTATATTTTTCCAACAGACTACTACCTAAAAGAATTAACTGTGCTTTTTTAGACGATATGAAACAGGGGTGGTTACAGATAGAGGGGAAGCAGGAGATTATCCTAGATAGGGAACAAACTTTAAAAGGTGAACATCAAAGGGAAAACCTTCTTTTAGCCGCTTTAATTTTAAAGAGATATGGTTTAGAGACAAAAGTTATTAAGGAATCTCTCTCTGAGTTTAGGGGCATCCCCCATAGAATGGAGCTGTTTTTAGAAAAAGACAGTTTAAAATTCTATAATGACTCGGCAGCAACAATCCCCGAAGCTGTGGTAGCTGCAATAAACAGCTTTAAAGAACCAATAAGATTAATTAGTGGTGGAACAGATAAGGAACTTAACTTTGAATCCATAAAAGAGGCCTTTAAAAAGCCAAAAACAATACATCTTTTAGAGGGAAGTGGTACTGATAAAATGATTAAGGTACTAGAAAGGGAGAATATTCCATATTTTGGACCATATCCATCCCTAGAGTTATTAATTGATGATATTAAAAATAGACTAGAACCAGGAGACAATATATTATTCTCCCCTGGGGCCACATCCTTTGGAATGTTTAATAATGAATTTCACAGAGGAGATCAGTTTAAAAAGATCATATCAAGTATCTGA
- a CDS encoding Dabb family protein codes for MVKHVVMWRLKNKEDGVFIREEILSLEGKIPGLVSIEAGLDFNQSGAAYDLVLISTHIDREALAIYQDHPEHVRVKNIIVPLVGDRGVVDFDI; via the coding sequence ATGGTTAAACATGTAGTTATGTGGAGACTCAAAAACAAGGAAGATGGAGTTTTTATAAGAGAAGAGATTCTCTCTCTAGAGGGGAAGATTCCGGGGCTTGTATCAATAGAGGCTGGTCTGGATTTTAACCAAAGTGGAGCAGCATACGATCTTGTTCTTATATCAACCCATATTGATAGAGAGGCCTTAGCTATTTATCAAGATCATCCTGAACACGTAAGAGTAAAAAATATTATTGTACCCCTAGTTGGTGATAGAGGTGTTGTGGATTTTGATATTTAA
- a CDS encoding tRNA-dihydrouridine synthase family protein: protein MGNKLVLAPIKGYTDPIWRSCYFEHFTGIDKVVTPFLLLSEHNEAKKSYFPRFLPELGSDIEVVPQYLVKNPDTIIYSSKIMASLGVKEFNLNMGCPAPAIYKKGRGSGLLENLDSVKHILDSVVGNIPGDFTVKIRTGIVDSSLVKPILDILNEYTLKEVIVHPRYSRQLYGGSPDMEAFKYVYDNSTNPVSYNGDIYSLGDFKRVSTEFPRVSSWMLGRGVLQNPYLPIEIKTGKVVDQNIRKEGIINFISDFRSRLKGSYDKEGIAANRVKACLIYIAAYYNNSPQFITKIKQSRNLDQILDMIFLN, encoded by the coding sequence ATGGGTAATAAATTAGTTTTAGCACCAATAAAAGGTTATACGGACCCTATTTGGCGTAGTTGTTATTTTGAGCATTTTACAGGAATTGATAAGGTCGTTACACCATTTTTACTACTATCTGAGCATAATGAGGCTAAAAAGAGTTATTTTCCACGTTTTTTACCAGAATTAGGCTCGGATATTGAGGTTGTTCCCCAATACTTAGTTAAGAATCCTGATACTATAATATACTCCTCAAAAATTATGGCTAGCCTAGGGGTTAAAGAGTTTAACCTAAATATGGGTTGCCCAGCACCTGCTATATACAAAAAAGGACGAGGTTCAGGGTTATTAGAAAATCTAGACAGCGTAAAACATATTTTAGACTCTGTAGTTGGAAATATCCCTGGAGATTTTACAGTTAAGATAAGAACAGGGATTGTTGATAGCAGTCTGGTTAAACCAATATTAGATATTTTAAATGAATACACTCTTAAAGAGGTTATTGTACACCCTAGATATTCAAGGCAATTATATGGTGGTAGTCCCGATATGGAAGCTTTTAAATATGTCTATGATAACTCAACTAATCCTGTTAGCTACAATGGAGATATCTACTCCCTTGGCGATTTTAAAAGAGTATCTACTGAGTTCCCCAGGGTTAGTTCTTGGATGTTAGGTCGGGGAGTATTACAAAATCCATACCTACCTATTGAGATTAAAACAGGAAAGGTAGTTGATCAAAATATTAGAAAAGAGGGGATTATAAACTTTATATCGGACTTTAGATCCAGATTAAAAGGTAGTTATGACAAGGAAGGAATTGCTGCAAATAGAGTAAAAGCTTGTTTAATCTATATTGCAGCCTATTATAATAATTCCCCCCAGTTTATTACTAAAATAAAACAGAGTAGGAACCTAGATCAGATACTTGATATGATCTTTTTAAACTGA
- a CDS encoding histidinol-phosphatase, with product MKVNYHTHCNYCDGKGEPREYVLEAINRSFSSLGFSSHAPLKEENDWTLKDYDVDNYLLEIKRLKEEFKNSINIYVGLEIDFYPDENRFDYFNKYNLDYSIGSVHMVKPKGSSVYYSVDESPEIFESVLTNLFSSSIELFTKEYYTTLRNMIIQGGFDILGHFDLIKKFNKGYKYFTEDEPWYREEVFQTLDLLEDTDIIVEMNTGALSRGVQDIPYPSKWILEECYRRNIKVCLNSDVHAPNNIECYFNESLDILRSCGFKELHTPFEVIDIRRKNG from the coding sequence ATGAAAGTAAACTATCATACCCACTGTAATTATTGTGACGGTAAGGGAGAACCTAGAGAGTATGTCTTAGAGGCTATAAATAGGAGTTTTTCATCCCTTGGTTTCTCCTCCCACGCTCCACTTAAAGAAGAAAATGATTGGACTTTAAAAGATTATGATGTAGATAACTATCTTTTAGAGATTAAGAGATTAAAAGAGGAGTTTAAGAATTCCATAAACATATATGTTGGACTTGAAATTGACTTCTATCCGGATGAGAATAGGTTTGATTATTTTAATAAGTACAATTTAGACTACTCTATTGGCTCAGTTCATATGGTAAAACCTAAGGGTAGTAGTGTTTATTACAGCGTAGATGAGAGTCCGGAAATTTTTGAGTCTGTGTTAACTAATCTGTTTTCATCCTCTATTGAACTATTTACTAAGGAGTATTATACAACCCTTAGAAATATGATAATTCAAGGTGGGTTTGATATCCTAGGACATTTTGACCTTATTAAAAAGTTTAATAAGGGGTATAAATACTTTACAGAGGATGAACCCTGGTACAGAGAAGAGGTTTTTCAAACCTTAGATTTATTAGAGGATACTGATATAATTGTAGAAATGAACACCGGTGCTCTTTCCAGGGGAGTTCAAGATATCCCCTATCCTTCAAAATGGATATTAGAAGAGTGTTATAGGAGAAATATTAAAGTCTGTTTAAATAGTGATGTTCATGCACCTAATAACATTGAGTGTTATTTTAATGAATCATTGGATATTTTAAGGAGTTGTGGTTTTAAGGAGCTACACACACCCTTTGAAGTTATAGATATTAGGAGGAAAAATGGTTAA
- a CDS encoding NFACT RNA binding domain-containing protein: MSLNYIEIQKIVSEIDLVGSYFQKIAPLDYDTFLFGFYKTNSPLEIVVSTGKYSRIHLSTIKQKKLGKPHNLVEFIKAYLIGGRVESLLQINNNRVIQILISKESIKYYIYIRLWGGHSNIIITDRESRILHLHKKSRKSKELPNEFFIPPTGSPKEKDYKLRNHNFPTYNSFIEDEYYTLIKNDIKIDEEKRLLQFREKREKELNNQLKRAVALEKKYQNPQRYKNIADLIVSNIYKIKKGDTRLVATDYRDGEEIEIKIDPSLEPSKNSDLYYKKYKKALSGLEVVQKQIVDIKKELIDINKQEPVKEEVISRKPLVKRPGLYYTSKKWEFLVGRNAKENEILLRKYVKGNDMWLHARDYPGGYVFIKSRRNITFPLEVILDAGILALFYSKAKNNGKGDIMYTQVKNLRKIKKGKPGEVIPSNDKNIFVKLDKERLETLKA; the protein is encoded by the coding sequence ATGAGTCTTAACTATATTGAAATCCAGAAGATAGTGTCAGAGATCGATTTAGTTGGTTCCTATTTTCAAAAAATTGCCCCATTAGATTACGACACCTTCCTGTTTGGATTTTATAAAACAAATTCTCCACTAGAGATTGTAGTATCTACTGGTAAATATAGTAGGATACACCTTTCTACAATTAAACAAAAAAAATTAGGTAAACCACACAACTTAGTAGAGTTTATTAAGGCCTACCTTATTGGAGGAAGAGTCGAGAGCCTGTTACAAATTAATAATAATAGGGTTATCCAGATTTTAATATCTAAGGAGAGTATTAAATACTATATATATATCCGTCTATGGGGTGGACACTCTAATATTATAATAACAGATAGAGAGAGTAGAATCCTCCATTTACATAAAAAAAGTAGAAAGAGCAAGGAACTGCCAAATGAGTTTTTTATCCCTCCTACAGGCTCTCCTAAGGAGAAGGATTATAAATTGAGGAACCACAACTTTCCTACATATAATAGTTTTATAGAAGATGAGTATTATACTTTAATAAAAAATGATATAAAAATTGATGAGGAAAAAAGGTTACTCCAATTTAGAGAAAAGAGGGAGAAGGAACTAAACAATCAGCTTAAAAGAGCAGTTGCCCTAGAAAAAAAGTATCAAAATCCTCAAAGATATAAAAACATTGCAGACCTTATCGTATCTAATATATATAAAATAAAAAAAGGCGATACAAGATTAGTAGCTACAGACTATAGAGATGGAGAGGAGATTGAAATAAAAATTGATCCAAGTCTTGAGCCAAGTAAAAATAGCGATCTCTATTACAAAAAATACAAAAAAGCCCTCTCTGGTTTAGAAGTTGTACAAAAACAGATAGTTGATATAAAAAAAGAACTAATTGATATAAATAAACAGGAACCAGTTAAAGAAGAGGTTATAAGTCGTAAACCATTAGTTAAAAGACCAGGGTTATACTACACTTCAAAAAAATGGGAGTTCCTTGTTGGAAGAAATGCAAAGGAGAATGAAATCCTTTTACGAAAGTATGTAAAGGGTAACGATATGTGGCTACACGCTAGAGACTACCCAGGAGGTTATGTTTTTATAAAAAGTAGAAGAAATATAACCTTCCCGCTGGAAGTAATATTAGACGCTGGAATTTTGGCCCTTTTCTATAGTAAGGCAAAAAACAATGGTAAGGGGGATATTATGTATACCCAGGTTAAGAATCTAAGGAAAATAAAAAAAGGGAAGCCTGGAGAGGTTATACCATCAAATGATAAAAATATCTTTGTAAAACTTGATAAAGAACGACTTGAAACCCTTAAAGCTTAA